The Pochonia chlamydosporia 170 chromosome 1, whole genome shotgun sequence genome window below encodes:
- a CDS encoding nonspecific lipid-transfer protein, mitochondrial precursor (similar to Aspergillus terreus NIH2624 XP_001212069.1), translated as MPAKQKSPVYVLGVGMTKFIKPRGLVDYTELGFEAGVKALLDAQINYDDVDQGVACYCYGDSTCGQRVFYQFGMTKIPVYNVNNNCSTGSTGLAMARTFIASGAANCVMVVGFEKMMAGSLQSFWNDRENPIGTTVNMMVETRGFEPAPGAAQMFGNAGREYMEKYGAKHEDFAEIARVNHAHSPKNPYSQFQQVYTLEQIMQAPKIFDPLTKLQCCPTSDGGAAAILVSQEFLDARPHLKAQAVEVAGQCLATDAPSLFSRSSIDLMGYEMTQHAVKTAMGEAGITPNDVKVVELHDCFSANEMVVIDALGLSEKGKAHELVRRGDITYGGKYIINPSGGLISKGHPLGATGIAQCAELVWHLRGWANNRAAPDTKYCLQHNLGLGGAVVVTVYRRADGKVATELDNATVGKLNGLGYNPAVEAKGFTKEQAATVRSKTASSEWALSDTQEKVLQAQL; from the coding sequence ATGCCTGCCAAGCAAAAGTCGCCCGTCTACGTCCTGGGCGTGGGCATgaccaagttcatcaagcCCCGCGGCCTGGTCGACTACACCGAGCTCGGTTTCGAGGCCGGTGTCAAGGCTCTCCTCGATGCCCAGATCAACTACGACGACGTCGACCAAGGTGTCGCCTGCTACTGCTACGGTGACAGCACCTGCGGTCAGCGTGTCTTTTACCAGTTTGGCATGACCAAGATCCCCGTCTACAATGTTAACAACAACTGCTCTACCGGTAGCACTggtctggccatggcccGCACCTTTATCGCCAGCGGCGCTGCCAACTGTGTCATGGTTGTCGGTTTCgagaagatgatggctggTAGCTTGCAGAGCTTCTGGAACGACCGGGAGAACCCCATTGGAACCACCGTCAACATGATGGTCGAGACCCGAGGATTTGAGCCTGCTCCCGGTGCTGCTCAGATGTTTGGCAACGCGGGTCGCGAGTACATGGAAAAGTATGGTGCCAAGCACGAGGACTTTGCTGAGATTGCTCGCGTCAACCACGCACACTCTCCCAAGAACCCCTACTCTCAGTTCCAGCAGGTCTACACCCTCGAGCAGATCATGCAGGCCCCCAAGATCTTCGACCCTCTCACCAAGCTTCAGTGCTGCCCTACCTCTGATGGCGGTGCCGCTGCCATTCTCGTCTCACAGGAATTCCTCGACGCCCGCCCTCACCTCAAGGCTCAGGCTGTCGAAGTTGCTGGACAGTGCCTGGCCACTGATGCGCCTAGCCTGTTCTCCCGCAGCTCCATTGACTTGATGGGCTACGAGATGACCCAGCACGCCGTCAAGACCGCCATGGGCGAGGCCGGCATCACCCCCAACGATGTCAAGGTCGTCGAGCTGCACGACTGCTTCAGTGCCAATGAGATGGTTGTCATTGATGCCCTCGGCCTCAGTGAGAAGGGCAAGGCCCACGAGTTGGTCCGCCGTGGCGACATCACCTACGGTGGCAAGTACATCATTAACCCGTCTGGCGGCCTCATCTCCAAGGGCCATCCTCTAGGCGCTACTGGTATTGCGCAGTGCGCCGAGCTCGTCTGGCACCTGAGAGGATGGGCCAACAACCGTGCCGCTCCTGATACCAAGTACTGCCTGCAGCACAACCTGGGCCTCGGAGGTGCCGTCGTTGTCACCGTCTACCGCCGCGCTGATGGCAAGGTTGCCACTGAACTGGACAATGCCACGGTTGGTAAGCTCAACGGCCTGGGGTACAACCCTGCTGTTGAGGCCAAGGGCTTCACCAAGGAGCAAGCGGCTACTGTTCGCAGCAAGACTGCCTCTAGCGAATGGGCCTTGTCCGACACCCAGGAGAAGGTTCTTCAGGCTCAGCTGTAA
- a CDS encoding heavy-metal-associated domain-containing protein has translation MSDLHTYEFNVSMSCGGCSGAIDRVLKKLDGVESYEVSLENQTAKVVTGLPYETVLSKIAKTGKKVNSATADGVEKSVEVPAAA, from the exons ATGTCAGACCTGCACACCTACGAATTCAACGTCTCCATGAGCTGCGGCGGCTGCTCAGGCGCCATCGACCGTGTCCTCAAGAAACTGGACG GCGTCGAGAGCTACGAAGTCTCGCTGGAGAATCAGACCGCCAAGGTCGTCACCGGACTGCCGTACGAGACGGTCCTGAGCAAGATTGCCAAGAcgggcaagaaggtcaatTCTGCGACGGCcgatggcgttgagaagTCGGTGGAGGTTCCTGCTGCTGCgtga
- a CDS encoding alcohol dehydrogenase I (similar to Chaetomium globosum CBS 148.51 XP_001228112.1): MTISKIPSEQWAAVVEKTGGPVVYKRIPVKQPGPDEVLINVKFSGVCHTDLHAMMGDWPLATKLPLVGGHEGAGVVVARGDLVKDIEIGDHAGIKWLNGSCLNCSYCNVADEPLCTKAQLSGYTVDGSFQQYAIAKAAHVARIPKECDLEAIAPILCAGITVYKGLKESGAKAGESVAIVGAGGGLGSLACQYAKAMGFKIIAIDAGAEKKDMCMKLGADTFVDFTTSKDLVSEVKAASNDGQGPHAVLLVAVTEKPFQQATQYVRSRGVVVCIGLPADAKLSAPVFDTVIRMINIKGSYVGNRADTAEAIEFYRRGLINAPFKTVGLSQLQDVFKLMKEGKIAGRYVVDTSK, from the exons ATGACCATTTCCAAAATCCCCTCCGAGCAGTGGGCGGCGGTGGTAGAAAAGACAGGCGGAC CTGTCGTGTACAAACGAATCCCCGTAAAGCAACCCGGCCCAGATGAAGTGCTCATCAACGTAAAATTCTCAGGCGTCTGCCACACCGACCTCCACGCCATGATGGGCGACTGGCCGCTCGCCACAAAACTCCCCCTCGTGGGCGGCCACGAAGGAGCAGGCGTTGTCGTCGCCCGCGGCGATCTCGTCAAGGACATCGAGATTGGCGACCACGCCGGCATCAAGTGGCTGAACGGGTCGTGTCTCAACTGCTCGTACTGCAATGTCGCTGACGAGCCGCTGTGCACAAAGGCCCAGCTGTCGGGGTATACCGTCGACGGGTCGTTCCAGCAATACGCTATTGCCAAGGCAGCTCATGTGGCCCGTATTCCTAAGGAGTGCGACCTCGAAGCCATTGCTCCCATTTTGTGTGCAGGAATCACAGTGTACAAGGGCTTGAAGGAATCTGGCGCCAAGGCAGGAGAGTCAGTTGCCATTGTAGGTGCGGGCGGCGGTCTAGGAAGCCTGGCGTGTCAGTATGCCAAGGCTATGGGCTTCAAGATTATTGCTATTGACGCGGGcgctgagaagaaggacatgTGTATGAAGCTGGGGGCGGACACGTTTGTCGATTTCACGACGTCCAAAGATCTTGTTTCTGAGGTCAAGGCCGCGAGTAACGATGGTCAGGGGCCTCATGCCGTTCTTCTCGTTGCGGTTACTGAGAAGCCTTTCCAACAGGCTACTCAGTACGTGCGGTCTCGGGGTGTTGTCGTGTGCATTGGCTTGCCGGCTGATGCGAAGCTGTCTGCCCCCGTCTTCGATACCGTCATTCGCATGATCAATATTAAGGGGAGCTATGTTGGCAACCGCGCTGATACCGCCGAGGCTATTGAGTTCTACCGCAGGGGTTTGATCAACGCTCCGTTTAAGACTGTCGGTCTAAGTCAGTTGCAAGATGTTTTCAAGTTGATGAAGGAGGGCAAGATTGCTGGACGATATGTGGTCGATACGAGCAAGTAA
- a CDS encoding actin (similar to Aspergillus terreus NIH2624 XP_001211293.1), with amino-acid sequence MANQTPAVVMDNGTGFSKLGFAGNDSPSFVFPTAIATKGPTGGSGGSGSGRPAVANKPSFLTGGAGPGGHLSSKRGTEDLDFYIGDEAISAASGPGYGLHYPIRHGQIENWDHMERFWSNSIFKYLRVEPEDHYFLLTEPPLNPPENRENTAEIFFESFNCAGMYIAVQAVLALAASWTSSKVTDRSLTGTVVDSGDGVTHVIPVAEGYVIGSSIKSIPIAGRDITYFVQSLLRDRGEPDSSLKTAQDIKEEYCYVCPDIVKEFAKYDQDRERFAKHVVTHPGGRQVSVDVGYERFLAPEIFFNPEIYSSDFLTPLPVVVDGVIQQSPIDVRRGLYKNIVLSGGSTLYKDFGRRLQRDIKHLVDARIRASEVRSGGARSGGLDVQVITHKRQRHGPWFGGSLLGQTPEFRSYCHTKAEYQEYGPSIVRRFALLGGPGGS; translated from the exons ATGGCGAACCAAACCCCCGCCGTTGTCATGGACAA CGGCACGGGATTCTCCAAGCTCG GTTTCGCCGGTAATGATTCTCCGTCCTTCGTTTTCCCGACCGCTATCGCCACGAAAGGTCCTACCGGGGGTAGCGGTGGTTCCGGGTCTGGTCGTCCGGCTGTCGCGAACAAGCCTTCGTTTCTTACTGGAGGTGCTGGCCCGGGTGGTCACTTGAGCTCGAAACGAGGAACCGAGGACCTTGACTTTTATATTGGCGATGAGGCAATTAGCGCTGCTTCGGGGCCGG GATACGGCCTTCACTACCCTATTCGACACGGCCAAATAGAGAATTGG GATCACATGGAACGATTCTGGtcaaactccatcttcaagtACCTGCGAGTCGAGCCTGAGGATCATTACTTTTTACTGACCGAGCCT CCCCTGAATCCTCCGGAGAACCGAGAGAACACGGCCGAGATTTTCTTCGAATCATTCAACTGCGCTGGCATGTACATTGCCGTGCAAGCTGTGCTCGCTCTTGCTGCCTCCTGGACATCCTCTAAGGTTACCGACAGATCCTTGACAGGTACCGTCGTTGACTCTGGAGACGGTGTTACTCACGTCATTCCCGTCGCCGAGGGCTATGTGATTGGATCGTCTATCAAGTCCATCCCGATTGCCGGTCGAGATATCACCTATTTCGTGCAGTCGCTGCTTCGAGACCGTGGCGAACCCGACTCGTCGCTCAAGACGGCTCAGGACATTAAAGAGGAATACTGTTATGTGTGCCcggacattgtcaaagaaTTTGCCAAGTACGACCAGGATCGAGAGCGATTTGCCAAGCACGTCGTCACCCATCCCGGAGGCCGCCAAGTCAGCGTCGACGTCGGATACGAACGATTCTTAGCTCCCGAGatcttcttcaacccagAAATTTACAGCTCCGACTTCCTCACGCCTTTGCCCGTTGTCGTCGACGGAGTCATCCAACAATCGCCCATTGACGTGCGCCGCGGCTTATACAAGAACATCGTGCTGTCGGGAGGAAGTACCCTTTACAAAGATTTTGGCAGACGGTTGCAGAGAGATATTAAGCATCTTGTAGATGCCAGAATTCGAGCAAGCGAGGTTCGTAGTGGAGGTGCCCGTAGTGGAGGACTCGACGTTCAAGTTATCACCCATAAGCGACAACGACACGGCCCATGGTTTGGTGGCAGTTTGCTTGGACAAACTCCGGAATTCCGATCTTACTGCCACACCAAGGCAGAG TATCAAGAATATGGACCGAGCATTGTGCGGAGATTTGCCTTGTTGGGGGGACCTGGAGGCTCATAA
- a CDS encoding threonine aspartase (similar to Verticillium alfalfae VaMs.102 XP_003004450.1), giving the protein MVQNNHGSDGALDRMLRLSQRQKDVPAIFIHAGAGFHSHQNEHIHLEACVAAAEMGMKFLKAGATATEAVEAALRVLEDKEITNAGYGSNLSIDGTVECDATIVDHLGRSGACGAVPNIRNPISLAKLILDTSSQPLSLRRVPPNALVGEGARIFAEEHGVITFANEYLVSKNSRDRFFRWQEDLLRAEEKVQESRAGLNSPSAAMPCVPCQYDTASATDARKKFPRDHTAAIMAGTWNEGQPDSPYAGTPAPESVSTQEGSALPSRTQVSNPVPASKSPRSSPRPPLSPTTLAGSRNNALSPTRARYVDRRVDAAVDSQNLSGTIRRKAPETLHPNDGFPQTDFAHSKQTGHVLSSPSDLQGIKRPLHEENQPRETDGPRAKRQVRLNSRDEDMITDTIGAIAIDDQGKIAAGSSSGGIGMKHRGRLGPAALVGIGTAVVPCAEDDEEGITVAAVTSGTGEHMATTMASQRCAERIYSGTRRAPGGGDMQDDDEDAIMESFISQDFMNHPGVRNCNSQGAIGVMVVKKSRTGYYLYFAHNTDSFALASMGALEKEPRCTMSRLPDGAKIAKGGRKIRIS; this is encoded by the exons ATGGTTCAAAATAACCATGGCTCAGATGGTGCGTTGGATCGAATGCTTCGTCTCAGTCAGCGGCAGAAAGACGTTCcagccatcttcatccacgcCGGTGCCGGtttccacagccatcaaaatGAGCATATCCATCTGGAAGCTTGCGTGGC GGCCGCTGAAATGGGCATGAAGTTCTTAAAAGCTGGGGCGACTGCTAccgaggctgttgaagctgctcTGCGAGTTCTCGAGGATAAAGAAATTACCAATGCCGGATATGGCTCCAATCTTTCCATTGACGGAACAGTCGAGTGCGATGCTACAATTGTTGACCATCTCGGTCGGAGTGGTGCTTGTGGTGCAGTTCCAA ATATACGCAATCCGATATCTCTTGCAAAGCTTATACTAGATACCAGCAGTCAGCCATTAAGCCTTCGAAGAGTTCCGCCAAATGCCCTTGTTGGGGAGGGGGCTCGGATATTTGCCGAAGAACATGGCGTGATTACCTTTGCGAACGAGTATCTTGTGTCGAAAAACTCTCGCGATCGTTTCTTTCGGTGGCAAGAAGATTTGCTACGGGCGGAAGAAAAGGTTCAAGAGTCCCGAGCCGGTTTAAATTCGCCATCGGCGGCAATGCCATGCGTCCCTTGCCAATACGATACGGCTTCAGCCACAGACGCACGCAAAAAGTTCCCTCGGGATCATACAGCAGCAATAATGGCTGGCACCTGGAATGAGGGACAACCTGACTCACCGTACGCTGGaacaccagctccagaatcTGTCAGCACCCAAGAAGGGTCTGCCTTGCCATCGAGGACCCAAGTATCGAACCCAGttccagcttcaaagtccCCGCGATCATCTCCAAGGCCTCCCCTCTCTCCGACGACTTTGGCAGGCAGCAGAAACAACGCGTTATCACCAACACGAGCAAGGTATGTTGACCGGCGGGTCGACGCGGCGGTAGACAGCCAAAACCTGTCCGGAACGATTCGTAGGAAGGCCCCAGAAACCTTACACCCAAACGATGGCTTTCCTCAAACGGACTTTGCACATTCGAAGCAGACTGGCCACGTTCTGTCTTCTCCGAGTGATTTGCAGGGTATCAAGCGACCTCTTCACGAAGAAAACCAACCTCGAGAGACTGACGGTCCAAGAGCTAAGCGCCAAGTGCGGTTGAACAGCCGGGACGAGGATATGATTACGGATACTATTGGTGCTATTGCAATTGACGATCAAGGAAAGATAGCTGCCGGATCTTCGTCTGGAGGGATTGGCATGAAGCACCGCGGTCGATTGGGGCCGGCCGCCCTCGTTGGTATTGGAACTGCTGTAGTACCTtgtgctgaagatgatgaggaaggaaTAACTGTAGCCGCTGTAACGAGTGGAACTGGAGAACACATGGCCACGACAATGGCTTCACAAAGATGTGCGGAACGAATATATTCAGGGACCCGACGTGCCCCTGGTGGCGGAGATATgcaagacgatgacgaggacgccATTATGGAATCGTTCATCTCTCAAGACTTTATGAACCACCCTGGCGTCAGGAATTGCAATTCTCAGGGAGCCATTGGTGTCATGGTGGTCAAGAAGAGTCGAACTGGATATTACCTCTACTTTGCACACAACACGGACTCGTTTGCTCTCGCATCAATGGGAGCGCTTGAGAAGGAGCCTCGATGCACCATGTCTCGGCTTCCTGACGGTGCTAAGATTGCCAAGGGCGGTCGCAAAATACGGATTTCTTAA